A genomic region of Lytechinus pictus isolate F3 Inbred chromosome 2, Lp3.0, whole genome shotgun sequence contains the following coding sequences:
- the LOC135153258 gene encoding uncharacterized protein LOC135153258, giving the protein MVEPFRQSTKGTRLMVGRTLVDVSPGGFVPIRVWNVSDRPVTIGKNVSLAQLFLVCAIEENPARQVSTPPGTPSFIGNTSASIPDLDLTNSPISETERTRLENLLAQFSDVFSQHDFDYGCATEVEHAIPLVDNDPFRLPYRRIPPAQFQEVRKHILEME; this is encoded by the coding sequence ATGGTGGAACCTTTTAGGCAGTCAACAAAAGGGACACGTCTGATGGTAGGCAGGACATTGGTGGATGTGTCACCAGGTGGGTTTGTCCCGATTCGGGTGTGGAATGTTTCGGATCGACCAGTCACAATTGGCAAGAATGTCTCTCTCGCTCAGCTGTTTCTGGTCTGTGCCATTGAGGAAAACCCAGCGAGACAAGTCTCAACCCCACCCGGAACCCCTTCTTTCATTGGCAACACTTCAGCATCAATTCCAGACTTAGATTTGACCAACTCACCCATCTCCGAGACAGAAAGGACGAGACTGGAAAATCTTCTCGCTCAATTCTCAGACGTGTTCTCACAACATGACTTCGACTATGGATGTGCCACAGAGGTCGAACACGCTATCCCCCTTGTCGACAATGACCCATTTCGCCTTCCATATCGTCGGATACCGCCTGCCCAGTTCCAAGAGGTGAGGAAACACATCCTAGAGATGGAATGA